The DNA window CCGGAGTCAGCCTCGACCAGTTCTACGTCCATGCGGTGTGCTCGCCGACGCGGGCAGCCTTCATGACCGGCCGGTATGCGTTCCGCACCTGGGCCGACTGGAGGTCGGAGGACTTCGGCAAGCCGAGCTACCTCGCCATGCTCGACATGAAGCTCGCGAAGAACGAGGCCGGCGACGACACCCGCCGAATCCACGGTCTCGCCACCGAGGAACGCACCGTGGCCGAGGCCCTCAAGGAGGCAGGCTACTTCACTTCGATCGTCGGCAAGTGGCACTGCGGCGAATGGCTGCCGGGCCAACTGCCGATGGGTCAGGGTTTCATGCACCAGTACGGCCACTACGGCTGGGGCATCGATTACAACAACAAAACCATCCCGCACAACGCGCCCGCGCGCTACGCGGTGTACGACTGGCACCGCAACCAACAGCCGATCCTTGAACCCGGCTACAGCACCGACCTGATCGCCAACGAAGCGGTTCGCGTGATCGCCCAGCACAGGATGAAGCAGCAGACCTCCGGCGAGGCACAGCCGCTCTTCATGTATGTCGCGTTCAACGCCATTCACGGACCGCTTGAAGAGATTCCGCGCTACACCGATCGATACGAGAAGCGCTACGCCGCGCTGAAGTGCCTCGACGACGCGGTCGGGCGGATCGTCGAAGCGGTCGACCAGTGCGGCTACGGCGACAACACGCTGGTCATCCTCGCCAACGATAACGGCGGCCTCACGCCGGAGCAGAACGCCCCCTACCGCGGCACGAAGAACACCAACTACGAAGGCGGGGTCCGCGTGCCATGCGTGATGCGGTGGCCGGGCAAGCTCGAGGCCGGTGGCACCAACTCCGCCATGATGCACGTGACCGACCTGTTCCCAACCTTCGCCACACTGGCCGGAGCATCACTCGAACAGGAACGCCCGCTCGACGGTATCAACATGACCGAAGCGCTTTTCGCCGGCGCCGAAAGCCCCCGCGAAGAGATCGTCTTTGAAATCACCGGCAGCGTTCGCCCGCCGTCGATGCGACGGGGGAAATACAAGCTCGTCGGCAAGGAGCTGTTCGATCTCGAAGCCGATCCGTCGGAGAAGACCGACCTCGCCGGCAAGCTTCCGGAGATCGCGAAGGAACTATCCTCCCATCTCGACACCGTCAGCAAGCAACGCCCGCCGCTCGAAGGCATGGACCGGCTCATGAGCCCGGCCCTTCCGTGGGTCTACGGTCAGGAGGAAAATGCCAACGCTCCCGACTGGCTCAAGGAACTGGTCAAGCAGGTCCGCGCGACCCAACCGACCGAGTGGGCACCCGGAACCACCCCGTGGCCCCAGGCCCCGAAAGACGGCAAGATCATCTACACCGGAGACGGGCGGTGAGAGACGAGAGTTCGACCTCAATGAAAAAGGTGCGGACCTACCGACTGCTAAAGAAGTCCGCGAGGATGACGAGTAACACGACAGTTCCGAGTCCGCCCATGATCAACCAGAAGATCACGCGACCCATGCCGTGCTTCGGTTTC is part of the Haloferula helveola genome and encodes:
- a CDS encoding arylsulfatase: MKSLLILFLGLAGNALASPADGSKPNIIFILSDDMGWNEPAFNGGKAEWTPHMDQLRKAGVSLDQFYVHAVCSPTRAAFMTGRYAFRTWADWRSEDFGKPSYLAMLDMKLAKNEAGDDTRRIHGLATEERTVAEALKEAGYFTSIVGKWHCGEWLPGQLPMGQGFMHQYGHYGWGIDYNNKTIPHNAPARYAVYDWHRNQQPILEPGYSTDLIANEAVRVIAQHRMKQQTSGEAQPLFMYVAFNAIHGPLEEIPRYTDRYEKRYAALKCLDDAVGRIVEAVDQCGYGDNTLVILANDNGGLTPEQNAPYRGTKNTNYEGGVRVPCVMRWPGKLEAGGTNSAMMHVTDLFPTFATLAGASLEQERPLDGINMTEALFAGAESPREEIVFEITGSVRPPSMRRGKYKLVGKELFDLEADPSEKTDLAGKLPEIAKELSSHLDTVSKQRPPLEGMDRLMSPALPWVYGQEENANAPDWLKELVKQVRATQPTEWAPGTTPWPQAPKDGKIIYTGDGR